A region of Anguilla rostrata isolate EN2019 chromosome 10, ASM1855537v3, whole genome shotgun sequence DNA encodes the following proteins:
- the LOC135233434 gene encoding growth arrest and DNA damage-inducible protein GADD45 gamma-like, whose translation MQSPGKSLTEALVSAHTEDRLTIGVYESAKIMNDDPDSVSFCVLATDEEYECDIALQIHFTLIQAFCFDNDISIVRVNDLQRLVKILGDKAGDLEDAHCVLITNPNEDSWKDPALEKLHLFCEESRSLNDWVPEITLLER comes from the exons ATGCAGAGTCCAGGGAAATCTCTGACCGAGGCACTGGTCTCCGCTCATACCGAGGACCGTCTCACCATTGGTGTTTACGAGTCTGCAAAAATAATGAACGA tgatcCAGACAGCGTTTCGTTCTGCGTCTTGGCTACCGATGAGGAGTACGAGTGTGACATCGCTCTGCAGATCCATTTCACCCTGATCCAGGCGTTCTGCTTCGACAACGACATCAGCATCGTCAGAGTGAACGACCTGCAGCGACTTGTGAAGATCTTGGGCGACAAAGCCGGCGATCTTGAAGATGCCCACTGCGTTCTGATCACG AACCCAAATGAGGATTCGTGGAAGGACCCAGCTCTGGAGAAGCTGCACCTGTTCTGCGAGGAAAGCCGCAGCCTGAACGACTGGGTGCCTGAAATCACTCTCCTTGAGCGCTGA